The following proteins are encoded in a genomic region of Polyodon spathula isolate WHYD16114869_AA chromosome 38, ASM1765450v1, whole genome shotgun sequence:
- the LOC121304507 gene encoding lysozyme C, milk isozyme-like → MTMKILLLFAVCLATASARVFTRCELVRTLKNAGMDGYHGYSLGNWVCLAYYESRYNTAAENRNTDGSTDYGIFQINSRWWCSSGVTSSANGCHIACSKLLTSDISDDIECAKRVVRDPNGISAWVAWRNHCKGKDMYSWVVGCGV, encoded by the exons ATGACAATGAAGATCCTGCTCTTGTTTGCAGTTTGCCTTGCAACAGCCTCAGCTCGAGTGTTTACTCGCTGTGAGCTGGTCAGAACCCTAAAAAACGCTGGGATGGATGGATACCATGGATACAGTCTTGGAAACT GGGTGTGTCTGGCATACTATGAAAGCCGCTACAACACAGCCGCTGAGAATCGCAACACTGACGGCAGTACCGATTATGGCATTTTCCAGATCAACAGTCGTTGGTGGTGTTCCAGTGGTGTAACTTCTTCCGCAAATGGTTGCCACATCGCATGCAGCA AACTTCTGACAAGCGACATTTCTGATGACATTGAATGTGCTAAGAGGGTTGTACGAGATCCGAACGGAATTAGTGCTTG GGTTGCCTGGAGAAACCATTGCAAAGGCAAAGACATGTATTCGTGGGTCGTTGGTTGTGGTGTCTAA